Proteins from a single region of Chloroflexota bacterium:
- a CDS encoding phosphoglycerate kinase: protein MKRGLADLDVKGRRVFVRADFNVPLDGSAIRDDSRIKGSLPTIRDLRDRGARVVLASHLGRPRGALRPELSLAPVAERLGQCLGASVPLAPDSVGPEVERLTRELVDGEVLLLENVRFHPGEEANDPVHVRALARLADFYVNDAFGTAHRAHASTTGLAHALPAAAGQLMLAELQALDPIVKGPPRPFAAIVGGAKIGDKIALLERLAATADVLILGGAMANTFLAADGADIGRSRAESASDAVARIRSAAIASGCRLVLPVDAVVANELAADASASTVALDAVPSESMILDIGPASLAAYAEALASARTVLWNGPVGVYELAPFAGGTLGLARLLADSPAQVVVAGGDAVAAAQASGRAGDFAHLSTGGGATLELIEGRELPGVAALPEG, encoded by the coding sequence ATGAAGCGCGGCCTGGCGGACCTTGACGTCAAGGGCCGGCGGGTATTCGTCCGCGCCGATTTCAACGTGCCGCTCGACGGGAGCGCGATCCGGGACGACTCCCGCATCAAGGGCTCTCTGCCGACCATTCGCGACCTGCGCGACCGCGGCGCGCGCGTGGTGCTGGCGTCTCACCTCGGCCGACCGCGGGGTGCGCTGCGCCCGGAGCTATCGCTGGCGCCGGTCGCGGAGCGCCTCGGGCAATGCCTCGGCGCTTCGGTTCCCCTGGCCCCCGACAGCGTGGGCCCCGAGGTCGAGCGGCTCACGCGCGAGCTCGTGGACGGGGAAGTCCTGCTGCTAGAAAACGTTCGCTTCCACCCCGGTGAGGAGGCCAACGACCCGGTCCACGTGCGCGCGCTGGCGCGGCTGGCCGATTTCTACGTCAACGACGCCTTCGGCACGGCGCATCGAGCGCATGCCAGCACGACTGGGCTGGCCCACGCGCTGCCCGCCGCCGCCGGGCAACTCATGCTGGCCGAGCTGCAAGCGTTGGACCCGATCGTGAAGGGGCCGCCACGGCCGTTTGCGGCCATCGTGGGCGGGGCCAAGATCGGCGACAAGATCGCGCTGCTCGAGCGGCTGGCGGCGACGGCTGACGTGCTGATCCTGGGCGGGGCGATGGCCAACACTTTCCTGGCGGCGGACGGCGCTGACATCGGGCGGTCGCGGGCGGAGAGCGCGTCCGACGCCGTCGCTCGCATTCGGTCGGCCGCCATTGCGTCCGGTTGCCGGCTGGTGCTGCCGGTGGATGCGGTGGTGGCGAATGAGCTCGCGGCCGACGCGTCCGCGAGCACCGTGGCGCTGGACGCCGTGCCGTCCGAGTCCATGATTCTGGACATTGGTCCCGCGTCGCTGGCGGCCTACGCCGAGGCGCTCGCAAGTGCGCGGACGGTGCTGTGGAACGGGCCGGTTGGCGTCTACGAGCTGGCGCCGTTCGCCGGCGGCACGCTGGGGTTGGCGCGGCTTCTCGCCGACTCGCCCGCCCAGGTCGTCGTGGCGGGCGGCGACGCCGTGGCCGCCGCTCAAGCCTCGGGCCGCGCCGGAGATTTCGCCCACCTCAGCACGGGCGGTGGGGCCACGTTGGAGTTAATCGAGGGTCGCGAGCTGCCAGGCGTGGCCGCGCTGCCGGAGGGCTGA
- the gap gene encoding type I glyceraldehyde-3-phosphate dehydrogenase translates to MRIAINGFGRIGRQAFRALLERQPQAEVVGINELVDLEMLAHLLRYDSNYGRFPGEVAVDGTDLVVDGRRIPTTSQREWNLLPWGDLGAQLVIEATGVGTARDRAALHLDAGAERVLITAPATGADLTLVMGVNHDRYDPDTHHVVSNASCTTNGLAPPLDTLHREFGVRKGLMSTVHAYTASQALVDGPAGDIREARSAAMSIVPTSTGAAKAIGLVIPELEGRMHGAAYRVPVPTVSIVEFVAHLERAASESEVNDALREAAAGRLRGIMAINDEPLVSVDLRGDPHSSIVEAESTMAIGDDLVKVAAWYDNEWGYACRVADAAALVAAGTPAAAAV, encoded by the coding sequence GTGCGCATTGCCATCAACGGGTTTGGGCGGATCGGCCGGCAAGCATTTCGCGCGCTGCTGGAGCGTCAGCCGCAGGCCGAGGTCGTGGGCATCAACGAGCTGGTGGACCTGGAGATGCTGGCCCACCTGCTGCGCTACGACAGCAACTATGGGCGCTTTCCAGGCGAGGTGGCCGTGGATGGCACGGACCTGGTGGTCGACGGACGTCGCATCCCGACTACCTCGCAGCGGGAGTGGAACCTTCTGCCGTGGGGCGATTTGGGCGCGCAACTGGTGATCGAGGCCACCGGCGTCGGCACCGCGCGGGATCGCGCCGCGCTGCATCTGGACGCCGGCGCCGAGCGCGTGCTGATCACAGCGCCCGCCACGGGGGCCGACTTGACCCTCGTCATGGGGGTCAACCACGACCGCTACGATCCCGACACTCATCACGTCGTGAGCAACGCGTCGTGCACCACCAACGGCCTGGCGCCGCCCCTGGACACGCTGCACCGCGAATTCGGCGTGCGGAAGGGCCTGATGTCCACGGTGCACGCCTACACCGCGTCGCAGGCGCTGGTCGACGGCCCGGCGGGCGACATCCGCGAGGCCCGCTCCGCGGCGATGAGCATCGTGCCGACATCAACCGGCGCCGCCAAGGCCATCGGGCTGGTGATTCCCGAGCTCGAAGGCCGCATGCACGGCGCGGCCTATCGCGTGCCCGTGCCCACGGTGTCCATCGTGGAGTTCGTGGCGCACCTGGAGCGTGCGGCGAGCGAGTCGGAGGTCAACGACGCCCTGCGCGAGGCGGCCGCGGGCCGGCTGCGGGGCATCATGGCGATCAACGACGAGCCGCTGGTGTCGGTGGACCTGCGCGGCGACCCGCACTCGTCGATCGTCGAGGCCGAGAGCACCATGGCCATCGGCGACGACCTGGTCAAGGTCGCCGCGTGGTACGACAACGAGTGGGGCTATGCCTGCCGCGTGGCCGACGCGGCGGCGCTGGTCGCCGCCGGGACGCCCGCGGCGGCCGCCGTCTAG
- the hpnC gene encoding squalene synthase HpnC, which produces MSSVNAAPAPPIPDGVPRRDAVMARASGENFPVAMRLLPPDARRHLLAVYGFARLVDELGDAAEGDRLALLDWLDDEVSAIYAGRAPAHPIMRRLVATVRAADIPDEPFRRLIQANRQDQTVHTYETFEELVGYCELSANPVGRMVLHVFGAFTPERVWLSDQICTGLQLVEHWQDIAEDYDSGRVYVPREDLERFDCRPEDFGLRVTTPEFRELMAFEVDRAEALLDRGASLSRLLPGTYGMAIAAFTEGGRAALHAIRDADYDVLGRAPRPTLRHKARAARALARLWMSW; this is translated from the coding sequence ATGTCAAGTGTGAACGCCGCGCCCGCGCCTCCGATCCCGGACGGTGTGCCTCGGCGCGACGCGGTGATGGCGCGCGCCTCCGGCGAGAATTTTCCCGTCGCCATGCGGCTGCTGCCGCCGGACGCGCGCCGCCACCTGCTCGCCGTCTATGGATTTGCCCGGCTCGTGGACGAGCTGGGCGATGCGGCCGAAGGCGATCGCCTGGCCTTGCTCGACTGGCTCGACGACGAGGTGTCGGCCATCTACGCCGGGCGGGCGCCGGCGCACCCGATCATGCGCCGGCTGGTCGCCACCGTCCGCGCGGCGGACATCCCCGACGAGCCGTTCCGCCGCCTCATCCAGGCCAACCGCCAGGATCAGACGGTCCACACTTACGAGACCTTCGAGGAGCTTGTGGGCTACTGCGAGCTGTCGGCCAATCCCGTGGGACGCATGGTGCTGCACGTGTTTGGCGCGTTCACGCCCGAGCGCGTGTGGCTGTCGGACCAGATCTGCACCGGCTTGCAGTTGGTCGAGCACTGGCAGGACATTGCCGAGGACTACGACAGCGGCCGTGTCTACGTGCCCCGTGAGGACCTGGAGCGCTTCGACTGCCGGCCCGAGGACTTCGGGCTGCGCGTGACCACGCCCGAGTTTCGCGAGCTCATGGCATTCGAGGTCGACCGTGCCGAGGCGCTCCTTGACCGCGGCGCCTCATTGAGCCGGCTGCTCCCCGGGACCTACGGGATGGCCATCGCGGCGTTCACCGAGGGCGGGCGGGCCGCGCTGCACGCGATTCGCGACGCCGACTACGACGTGCTGGGACGCGCGCCCCGCCCGACGCTGCGGCACAAGGCGCGCGCCGCGCGCGCCTTGGCACGCCTCTGGATGAGCTGGTAG
- the hpnD gene encoding presqualene diphosphate synthase HpnD, giving the protein MEVDAAYDVCEQITRSRAANFYWGIRLLPPPKRRALSAVYAFARQIDDIGDGCLPPPAKATALAEARQRLESTGNGAVDPVMTALRHAADRFPVPLDAFGDLIDGVEMDVRGDTYETFDDLVVYCRRVAGSIGRLSLGVFESRDMARAEPLADELGVALQLTNILRDVREDLAQGRVYLPREDLAAFACELRPPLTATPAFAALIRFQAQRARRQFDMGLQLLPLLDWRSTACAAAMAGIYRQVLKRIEQDPAAVTRGRVSLSTGAKVRVALWSLLRG; this is encoded by the coding sequence GTGGAAGTCGACGCCGCCTACGACGTCTGCGAGCAGATCACCCGCTCGCGCGCCGCGAACTTCTATTGGGGCATTCGCCTGCTTCCGCCGCCGAAGCGACGGGCGCTCAGCGCCGTCTACGCCTTCGCGCGGCAGATCGACGACATCGGCGACGGTTGCCTGCCGCCGCCCGCCAAGGCCACCGCGCTGGCGGAAGCGCGGCAACGGCTTGAGTCCACGGGCAATGGCGCCGTCGACCCGGTCATGACGGCGTTGCGCCACGCCGCCGATCGATTCCCCGTGCCGCTGGACGCGTTTGGCGATCTGATCGACGGCGTGGAGATGGACGTGCGCGGCGACACCTACGAGACCTTCGACGACCTGGTGGTCTATTGCCGCCGCGTCGCCGGCAGCATCGGGCGACTCTCCCTGGGCGTGTTCGAATCACGCGACATGGCCCGGGCCGAGCCGCTGGCCGACGAGTTGGGCGTGGCGCTCCAGCTCACCAACATCCTCCGCGACGTGCGGGAGGACCTGGCGCAGGGCCGCGTGTACCTGCCGCGCGAGGACCTCGCGGCATTCGCTTGCGAGCTGCGCCCGCCGCTCACGGCGACCCCGGCGTTCGCGGCGCTGATTCGTTTCCAGGCCCAGCGCGCCCGGCGGCAATTCGACATGGGGTTGCAGCTGCTGCCGTTGCTCGACTGGCGCAGCACCGCCTGCGCCGCCGCCATGGCCGGCATCTACCGGCAGGTCCTGAAACGCATCGAGCAAGACCCGGCCGCCGTGACCCGCGGGCGGGTATCGCTGTCCACCGGGGCCAAGGTGCGCGTCGCGCTGTGGAGCCTGCTCCGCGGATGA
- the hpnE gene encoding hydroxysqualene dehydroxylase HpnE — translation MSRHFVVVGGGLAGCSAALTCADAGARVTLLEARRRLGGATYSFQRDGLWFDNGQHVHLRCCTAYRAFIDRIGASDMVTMQRRLAIPVIRPGHGVAWIKRANLPAPLHLALSLGTYRHLSVVERLQLARALIGLMRLDLRDVSLDAHTFGRWLRARGQSDGSLEALWDLIVLPTVNLPSAEASLSLAAMVFKVGLLRDRSAADMGYTTTTLGRAHSDQGLRALRAAGVDVQLGVAVSEVGVEPGGELRVRRQGEDLAADAIVLAVPHSQAARLVPADADPEAARFADLGAVPIVNLHVIYDRPVMPHPFAAGVGTPVQWVFDRTQAAGLSEGQALAVSLSGAVAYAQVPTDVLREQFVAELARLFPRAREARVRGFYVTREHQATFRQGPGSLARRPGPRTTLPNLALAGAWTDTGWPATMEGAVRSGNRAADHALKALGLPTPVEA, via the coding sequence ATGAGCCGCCACTTCGTCGTGGTTGGCGGCGGACTGGCGGGATGTTCGGCGGCGCTCACCTGCGCCGACGCCGGGGCGCGCGTGACGCTGCTCGAGGCGCGGCGGCGTCTCGGTGGGGCCACCTACTCGTTTCAGCGCGACGGGCTGTGGTTCGACAACGGCCAGCACGTGCACCTGCGCTGCTGCACGGCCTACCGCGCCTTCATCGACCGCATCGGCGCCTCCGACATGGTCACCATGCAGCGCCGGCTCGCGATCCCGGTCATCCGGCCCGGGCACGGCGTGGCCTGGATCAAGCGGGCCAATCTACCGGCTCCGCTGCACCTTGCCCTCAGCCTGGGAACCTACCGGCACCTGTCGGTCGTCGAGCGCCTGCAATTGGCGCGCGCGCTGATCGGGTTGATGCGCCTCGATCTGCGCGACGTGTCGCTGGACGCCCACACCTTCGGGCGCTGGCTGCGCGCCCGCGGCCAGTCGGACGGCTCGCTCGAGGCGCTGTGGGACCTGATCGTGCTGCCCACGGTGAACCTGCCGTCGGCGGAGGCCTCGTTGAGCCTCGCGGCCATGGTCTTCAAGGTCGGTCTGCTGCGCGATCGGTCGGCAGCGGACATGGGTTACACGACGACCACCCTGGGCCGCGCGCATAGCGACCAGGGACTGCGCGCCCTGCGAGCGGCGGGCGTGGACGTGCAGCTCGGCGTCGCCGTTTCGGAGGTGGGAGTTGAGCCCGGGGGAGAGTTGCGCGTGCGGCGGCAAGGTGAAGACCTGGCGGCCGACGCCATCGTGCTGGCGGTGCCGCACTCGCAGGCGGCGCGGCTCGTGCCGGCGGACGCCGATCCCGAGGCGGCGCGGTTCGCGGACCTGGGAGCCGTGCCCATCGTGAACTTGCATGTGATCTACGACCGGCCGGTCATGCCCCATCCGTTCGCGGCCGGCGTCGGCACGCCCGTGCAGTGGGTCTTCGACCGTACCCAGGCCGCCGGGCTATCCGAGGGCCAGGCGCTGGCCGTCTCGCTCTCGGGCGCCGTCGCCTACGCCCAGGTGCCCACCGACGTGTTGCGCGAGCAGTTCGTCGCCGAGTTGGCGCGCCTCTTTCCCCGCGCGCGTGAGGCGCGGGTTCGGGGGTTCTACGTCACGCGCGAGCACCAGGCCACGTTTCGCCAGGGTCCGGGCAGCCTGGCGCGGCGTCCCGGGCCCCGCACCACCCTGCCGAACCTGGCTCTTGCCGGCGCCTGGACCGACACCGGCTGGCCCGCGACCATGGAGGGCGCCGTGCGGAGCGGCAACCGCGCGGCGGATCACGCGCTGAAGGCGCTGGGCCTGCCGACGCCGGTCGAGGCATGA
- the shc gene encoding squalene--hopene cyclase: MALERASSQLLEQQDAQGVWRGELGTNVTIEAEDLFLREFLDILEPDVLRATAAWIRQRQRDDGTWANFHDGPGELSTTVEAYVALRLAGDAPEAEHMQRAAAWIVDQGGLAATRVFTRMWMALHGWWDWDELPAIPPEMIFLPTWVPLNIYDFGCWARQTIVALSIVRAYRPVRPADFTIEELRSGTAPRVSASLRTWKGWFTWIDRALQRYERRPLGWLRAAALHRAESWVMRRQEADGSWGGIQPPWVYSIIALRLRGYGMTQPVIKHALEGLERFTIWDGGVRRLEACQSPVWDTALALVALADAGIPPDAPALRRAGEWLVGEEVSQQGDWAIRRPYLHPGGWAFEYENRNYPDVDDTAEVILALRRVDVPNAKGAIDRGVAWTLGMQCVDGGWAAFDADNTRTLCRAPAFCDFGEVIDPPSADVTAHAIEMLALEGKTYNARVQRGIAWLRSAQEPDGSWFGRWGANYIYGTGAAVPALVAAGVSPDDPSIRRAVHWLAARQNPDGGWGEDLRSYDDPAGWSGRGASTASQTAWALLALVAAGDDGSVTRRGVEYLVDTQREDGSWDEPLYTGTGFPGAFYINYHLYRLIFPVMALGRYVNGWHAGRLTRFVLDGAHGTS; the protein is encoded by the coding sequence GTGGCGCTGGAGCGCGCCTCCAGCCAGCTGCTCGAACAGCAAGACGCCCAGGGCGTCTGGCGTGGCGAGCTTGGCACCAACGTCACCATCGAGGCCGAGGACCTGTTTTTGCGCGAGTTCCTGGACATCCTCGAGCCCGACGTCTTGCGGGCGACGGCGGCATGGATTCGGCAGCGGCAGCGGGACGACGGCACCTGGGCCAACTTCCACGACGGCCCCGGCGAGCTCTCCACGACGGTCGAGGCCTATGTCGCCCTGCGCCTGGCGGGCGACGCGCCCGAAGCCGAGCACATGCAGCGCGCCGCCGCTTGGATCGTGGATCAGGGCGGGCTGGCGGCCACCCGCGTGTTCACCCGCATGTGGATGGCGCTGCACGGCTGGTGGGACTGGGACGAGCTGCCGGCCATTCCACCCGAAATGATCTTCCTGCCCACCTGGGTGCCGCTCAACATCTACGACTTCGGTTGCTGGGCCCGGCAGACCATCGTGGCGCTCAGCATCGTGCGCGCCTATCGCCCGGTCAGGCCCGCCGACTTCACCATCGAAGAGCTGCGCAGCGGGACGGCTCCGCGGGTGAGCGCCTCGCTGCGCACGTGGAAGGGGTGGTTTACCTGGATCGACCGGGCGCTGCAGCGCTACGAGCGGCGGCCGCTGGGATGGCTCCGCGCCGCCGCCCTGCACCGTGCCGAATCCTGGGTCATGCGGCGGCAAGAAGCCGATGGCTCCTGGGGCGGCATTCAGCCCCCTTGGGTCTACTCCATCATTGCGCTGCGCCTGCGCGGCTACGGCATGACCCAGCCCGTCATCAAGCATGCTCTCGAGGGCCTTGAACGGTTCACGATTTGGGACGGGGGCGTGCGTCGCCTCGAGGCGTGTCAGTCGCCCGTCTGGGACACCGCGCTGGCGCTGGTGGCGCTGGCCGACGCCGGCATACCGCCCGACGCCCCGGCCTTGCGCCGCGCCGGCGAGTGGCTGGTCGGCGAAGAGGTGTCCCAGCAAGGCGATTGGGCGATCCGTCGCCCCTATCTCCACCCCGGCGGCTGGGCCTTCGAGTACGAAAACCGCAACTACCCGGACGTCGACGACACCGCCGAGGTCATCCTCGCCCTGCGCCGCGTCGACGTGCCCAACGCCAAGGGGGCCATCGACCGCGGCGTCGCCTGGACGCTCGGCATGCAATGCGTGGACGGCGGCTGGGCGGCGTTCGACGCCGACAACACCCGCACGCTGTGCCGCGCGCCGGCATTCTGCGACTTCGGCGAGGTCATCGACCCGCCCAGCGCCGACGTGACCGCACACGCGATCGAAATGCTGGCCCTCGAAGGCAAGACCTACAACGCCCGCGTCCAACGCGGGATCGCGTGGCTCCGGTCCGCGCAAGAGCCCGACGGCTCGTGGTTTGGGCGCTGGGGCGCCAACTACATCTACGGCACCGGGGCGGCGGTTCCCGCCCTGGTTGCGGCCGGCGTCTCACCCGACGACCCGTCCATCCGACGCGCCGTGCACTGGCTGGCCGCGCGCCAGAATCCCGATGGCGGCTGGGGCGAGGACCTCAGGTCCTACGACGATCCCGCAGGCTGGTCGGGTCGAGGCGCCAGCACCGCCTCGCAGACGGCTTGGGCGCTGCTCGCGCTCGTGGCGGCCGGCGACGACGGGTCCGTGACGCGCCGCGGCGTCGAATACCTCGTCGACACCCAGCGCGAGGACGGCTCGTGGGACGAACCGCTATACACCGGCACCGGCTTTCCCGGCGCCTTCTACATCAACTATCACCTCTATCGCTTGATCTTTCCCGTCATGGCGCTGGGGCGCTACGTGAACGGCTGGCACGCCGGGCGGCTCACGCGGTTCGTACTGGACGGAGCTCATGGAACGTCGTAG
- the hpnH gene encoding adenosyl-hopene transferase HpnH, which translates to MGVPLRQTVTVARYLMTQRLRGREKFPLIVELEPLYACNLACAGCGKIQHPVATLRKRMPVEQAVAAVEECGAPMVSIAGGEPLVHPEIHKIADELVRRRKFVYLCTNALLLERKLSLFTPSPYFAFAIHIDGLRERHDESVCQEGVFDKAVEAIKAAKHAGFRVTTNTTFFTHDTPDNVRAVLDFLNDELEVDHMMISPGYAYEKAPDQEHFLPVEQTRRLFREAFRGGGRKRWRLNHSPLFLDFLEGKVDYDCTAWGIPSYSIFGWQRPCYLMADGYVETYQELIETTDWDSYGRGRDERCDNCMAHCGYEPTAVAATGSSLRESLRAFASALN; encoded by the coding sequence ATGGGCGTTCCTCTGCGGCAAACGGTGACCGTTGCCCGCTATCTGATGACGCAGCGGCTGCGCGGGCGCGAGAAGTTTCCGCTGATCGTCGAGCTCGAGCCGCTCTACGCCTGCAACCTGGCCTGCGCCGGCTGCGGCAAGATCCAACATCCGGTCGCGACGCTGCGCAAGCGCATGCCCGTCGAGCAGGCCGTGGCCGCCGTCGAGGAATGCGGCGCGCCCATGGTGTCCATCGCCGGCGGCGAGCCGCTGGTGCATCCCGAGATTCACAAGATCGCCGACGAGCTCGTGCGGCGGCGCAAGTTCGTCTACCTCTGCACCAACGCCCTGCTGCTCGAGCGCAAGCTCTCGCTCTTCACGCCGTCGCCCTACTTCGCCTTCGCCATTCACATCGACGGTTTGCGCGAGCGGCACGATGAATCGGTGTGCCAGGAAGGCGTGTTCGACAAGGCGGTGGAAGCCATCAAGGCGGCCAAGCACGCCGGATTCCGCGTCACCACCAACACCACGTTCTTCACCCACGACACCCCGGACAACGTGCGCGCGGTGCTGGACTTCCTCAACGACGAGTTGGAAGTGGACCACATGATGATCTCCCCCGGCTACGCCTACGAGAAGGCCCCCGACCAGGAGCACTTCCTGCCGGTGGAGCAGACGCGGCGGCTCTTCCGCGAAGCCTTTCGCGGCGGCGGGCGCAAGCGCTGGCGCCTCAATCACAGCCCGCTCTTCCTCGACTTCCTGGAAGGCAAGGTCGACTACGACTGCACCGCCTGGGGCATACCCAGCTACTCGATCTTCGGCTGGCAGCGGCCCTGCTATCTCATGGCGGACGGCTACGTCGAGACCTACCAGGAGTTGATCGAGACCACGGATTGGGACAGCTACGGCCGCGGCCGCGATGAGCGCTGCGACA